The Pyrenophora tritici-repentis strain M4 chromosome 3, whole genome shotgun sequence genome has a window encoding:
- a CDS encoding Dimer-Tnp-hAT domain containing protein produces MDKIKSTFANPVEKWRRRNSVEHTNRWVGEHDGYDNRPLPRLTWKGFWMGILVSMGGFVFGYDTGQISGFLSMKDFLRRFGQRRADGTPYFNNVRSGLIVALLSIGTLFGALVAAPIADWIGRKQSIILWCGIFSIGIVVQIAATDKWYEIMMGRFVAGFGVGALSLLVPMYQAETAPRHVRGALISTYQLMITFGIFLAAVFNYAAELHQSENLAQYESLRSRTIKSLTTYLYTIVMEPSTPTSPSPSNIIRLDLTSLTPSPIPTSSPTPILSPTPIQYHESPDEFVQGGITYVKRAIIARKDFRQGTSHIWKYGLQYIRDSDKKEVYYCHECRVGKSKQELFVINGTSRIRNHLEQKHQIDPQSGIKRKGSKESVEKFKELLIRWIVYCHIAFFQLENQYFRELLLFLNPALLNHLPKAAKTIRSWVINAFISKKQQLREDLHHSRSRISISFDLWTSPNPYAILGVVAMWINTTGMRRVTALGMRRIYGEHTRENLGSVVLELLEEYDISGDQIGYFMLDNASANDTAVEFILKDLCPWMKSKQRRHRRLRCLGHVINLCCQAFLMGRNCEKYLAKLEKHHQRGDYTKVEELWKKFGCLGRLHNLVRYIRLTPQRRKEFATIIIGGDLSQFDGLELIQNNSTRWNSWFYSITRALNVRERLELFCNGLGLAKTDLATQCNAVLLLSSHRYIFSARHVPGKGSVGIANFKLDGQHWFELKKIELALKDFYAATLLSEGKKTSLADWFSTLDCLLREISETKDHYHDIQTEDDNNFTWKQEWVLHGDEEKKRWFENAQLAVKHLWETEYKGRYPVEMLPPPARKERDPDPAFDRQREHKRIRIDAPVSTTDLYEQYISTDRLHNEEAGCNEAIAYWLSRYDSQRDLARFALDMFAISPMSDECERLFSSAKLTIVDRRGRLKADIIEACECLRAWYGKPQAEGNSDIEDSENEDY; encoded by the exons ATGGACAAGATCAAGTCCACTTTTGCGAATCCGGTAGAGAAATGGAGAAGGAGGAATTCGGTGGAGCATACTAATAGATGGGTGGGCGAACATGACGGATACGACAATCGACCTTTGCCTAGGTTGACGTGGAAAGGGTTCTGGATGGGTATCTTGGTGTCGATGGGAGGTTTTGTCTTTGG TTACGACACAGGTCAGATCTCGGGTTTCCTCAGCATGAAGGACTTCCTTCGCCGATTTGGTCAGAGACGTGCGGATGGAACACCATACTTTAACAATGTACGATCGGGCTTGATTGTCGCCTTGCTTTCTATAGGTACGCTCTTTGGTGCGTTGGTCGCTGCGCCAATCGCGGACTGGATAGGACGAAAACAGAGTATTATCCTGTGGTGTGGCATCTTCTCCATCGGAATCGTGGTGCAGATTGCGGCGACAGACAAGTGGTACGAGATCATGATGGGCCGTTTCGTTGCTGGTTTTGGCGTTGGAGCACTAAGCTTGCTCGTTCCCATGTATCAG GCTGAAACAGCACCCCGACACGTTCGTGGTGCCCTCATCTCGACTTACCAGCTCATGATCACGTTCGGAATCTTCCTCGCCGCAGTGTTCAATTATGCAGCCGAACTCCACCAATCTG aaaatttagcacaatatgagtcattaagatcaag aacaatcaagtccttaacaacctacttatatactattgttatggagccttcaacaccaacctcaccgtccccatcgaatattataagactagatttaacgtctcttactccatctcctatccccacgtcatcacccacccctatactatcacccactcctattcaatatcacgaatctccagatgagttcgtgcagggcggtatcacgtacgtgaaacgtgcaataattgcaaggaaggatttccgtcaaggtacatcacacatctggaagtacggactccaatacattcgagatagcgataagaaagaggtgtattactgccatgagtgcagggttgggaagagcaagcaagagttgtttgtcatcaatggcacttctaggatccggaatcacctggaacagaagcaccagattgatccccagagtggcatcaagcgaaagggttct aaggagtcagtagagaagtttaaagagcttctaattcgttggattgtgtactgccatatcgccttctttcaattagagaaccagtactttcgtgaactactcctctttttaaatccggcactactcaaccacctcccgaaggctgcgaagactatccgaagctgggtaataaatgcattcatatcgaagaagcaacagcttagggaggacctacaccattcacggagtaggatctctatctcctttgatctctggacttcaccaaacccttacgctatcctaggcgtcgtcgctatgtggattaatactaccggcatgcgacgtgttaccgctttaggtatgcgacgtatatacggcgaacatactagagagaatcttggatcggtggtccttgaattgctggaagaatacgacattagcggagatcagattggatactttatgctggataatgcctcggcaaatgataccgctgttgagtttatactcaaggatctctgcccatggatgaagtcaaaacaacgtcgtcatcgccggctgcgttgcttgggccatgtcatcaacctctgttgccaggcgttccttatggggcgaaactgtgagaagtatcttgcgaagctggagaagcatcatcaacgtggcgactatacgaaggtggaagagctctggaagaagttcggatgtttgggtcgtcttcacaacctggtgcgatacatcaggcttactccacaacggcgtaaggagtttgctacaattattatcggcggagatctttcgcaattcgacgggcttgagcttatccagaacaactcgacccgctggaactcatggttttattcgattacacgtgcattaaatgttcgagaacgtttagagctcttctgtaacggtttgggacttgccaagaccgacttgg ctacacaatgcaacgcagtcctcctcctctcctcacaccgttacatcttctcggctcgtcatgtacctggaaagggctccgtagggatcgcgaactttaagcttgatggacagcactggtttgagcttaaaaagattgaactcgctctcaaagacttctatgctgcaactttgctttctgaaggtaagaagacgtcacttgcggactggttttcaactttggactgccttctccgggagataagcgagacgaaggatcactaccacgacatccagactgaggacgataacaactttacatggaa gcaagagtgggttcttcatggcgacgaagagaagaagaggtggtttgaaaacgcacaattagcggtgaagcatctctgggagacagagtataagggaaggtaccctgtcgagatgctgccaccaccagccaggaaggagagagatcctgacccagcatttgatcgccagcgggaacataagcgcattcgaatagacgctccagtttctacaactgatttgtatgaacaatacatctctactgaccggcttcataacgaagaggcaggttgcaatgaggctattgcgtactggctatctcgctacgactcccaacgagatctcgctcgcttcgctctagacatgtttgcgatctcgcctatgtcggatgaatgcgaacgtctttttagtagcgcgaagcttactatcgtcgatcgccgtggtaggctgaaggcagatattatagaagcgtgcgagtgtctccgggcctggtatggaaagccccaagctgaggggaacagcgatatcgaggatagtgagaacgaagactactag
- a CDS encoding Dimer-Tnp-hAT domain containing protein has translation MRSKGIEVSQEVANEIAASFSTSRFQDALKDWVVADNQSLRVIETPQFRAMIAAVSPLAEALLWPVANYLREARSLIHVSFDNWTSTGGQYAFTGLCVHYLNSEGKLVDHLLGLPELHGAHTGNNIAAAATTILRLFGVDNARVGYFVLDNASNNDTAVESLAEEFGFIASERRLRCCCHILNLSAQLVIWGKDRSAYENEAAHLEEEEKYMDEWRKYGPVGVLFDVIASICTPQTRQLLERLQCEEAESLGVTPHIRQLVKPVKTRWNSYFNTFVRAAELHGPIDGYIECKLEEHSAATATSRRRKNREQLPAAQPRLYIREGGLSGKDWATITEYIRLLEPFAEATRLLEGRGRHGRHGAIWEVLVTRLKDVNYEDLDAPEDHLITNVNLAHCKLAEYYAKFDNAPVYYTATILHPHYKHHLSALWKVPDTHVTARDGVHYRDGWLDNNHRAFLRMWQGRKDSAATSAHTVTPPRKKPRLGISTSRSAFLQSSIEQSTRQLEASLAEDEYEIWKRQPALAEEDWLSLNPLLYWESVAGQFPILSKFAIDVLTIPAAAADCERTFSELGDMLGTRRLHMKPELISALQSLKSWKRLGIQPTTTSASGLARTLSEEEISKVQEHLSQFDVR, from the exons atgaggtctaaagggatagaagtatcgcaagaggtagcaaacgagatagcagcaagcttttcaacctctcgatttcaggacgcgctgaaggactgggtagtcgcggacaaccagagccttcgcgtaatagaaacgccgcagtttcgagccatgattgcggccgtgagcccgctagccgaagctctcctttggc ctgttgccaactaccttcgcgaagcccggtcgcttatacacgtgtcattcgacaactggacttcaactggtgggcagtatgcttttactggcctctgcgtacattaccttaacagcgagggcaagctagttgaccacctgcttgggttgcctgagctacacggggcgcacactggcaataatattgccgctgcagcaacaacaatacttcggctatttggcgttgacaacgcgagggttgggtactttgtgcttgacaacgcaagtaacaatgatactgcagttgagtccttagcagaggagtttggctttatcgcaagcgagcggcggctgcggtgctgctgccatatactcaacctaagcgcacaattagtaatttggggcaaagaccgtagcgcgtacgagaatgaagccgcacaccttgaggaagaggagaagtacatggatgagtggcgcaaatacggtcctgttggcgtcctctttgacgtgattgcgtctatctgtacgcctcaaactcgacaactactagagcgcctacagtgcgaggaggcagagtctctaggtgttacaccccacatccggcagcttgtgaagcctgttaagacacgctggaatagctatttcaacacgtttgtccgtgcagctgagctacacggccctatcgatggctatattgagtgtaaacttgaggagcatagtgctgcaacagcaacctcacgacgccggaagaatcgtgagcagctccctgctgcccagccacggttatatatacgcgaagggggtctaagcggcaaggactgggcgacaataacagaatacattcgactccttgagccatttgccgaagctacacggctacttgaaggtcgcggccgacacggccgacacggcgctatatgggaagttctagtaac acgccttaaggatgtaaattacgaagatctagatgcgcctgaagatcatcttattacaaacgttaaccttgcgcattgtaagcttgctgagtactacgcaaaattcgataacgcgcctgtctactacactgctacaatactacacccgcactacaaacaccacctctcagcgctctggaaggtgcctgacacccatgtcactgcccgtgacggtgtccactatcgcgacggctggcttgacaataaccaccgggcattcctgcgtatgtggcaggggcggaaggactctgcagccacttcagctcacactgtaacgccgccgcgtaagaagccccggctagggatttcaacgtcgcgatcagcttttctacagtcgtcaattgagcaaagcacacggcagttagaggcaagccttgctgaggatgagtatgagatatggaagcggcaaccagcgttagctgaggaggattggctgtctcttaatccgcttctatactgggagtcagttgctgggcagttccctatactctcaaagttcgctattgacgtcctaacaataccagcagcagcggcagactgtgagcggactttcagcgagcttggcgacatgttaggcacccggagactccatatgaagccagagcttatttcagctttgcagagcttgaagagctggaagaggcttggtatacagccaacaactacctcagcttctgggctagcgcgcacactatcagaggaagaaatctcaaaagtacaggagcatttatctcagttcgacgtcaggtaa